The Montipora foliosa isolate CH-2021 chromosome 6, ASM3666993v2, whole genome shotgun sequence genome includes the window aacagaaaaaacaaaaaaaaaggtgtgaCAAAGGAGTCAATTACATTTATCACTAGCAAAATAGGAGAGACAAACCAAGAAACGAGCACGTAGGTTAAACAATGGTCGCAACAGGtgcacttatttaaaaaaaaaaagatcaaaacCTTACCGAAAGTTTAAAGCCGCGCAAAAGAGGTATATAATAATCCAATAAAATCTCCTtaatgtctttctttttttgtgtatttGTAAAGGATCTTTTCCAAAATGTTAGAACTCTTTCTACTGCATTCAGCTCGTTTTTTAACTAGTACAAACGTTGACAGTAAAGAAAAGTTGCCTCCATTCAGTTCTTTGTTCACATGTTTTATTTCCTAAAAAATGCATCTTCAATAATCAAAAATGATTAATACTAACAGGTTTAATATTAACCACCCCACAACTTTTCTTGAAAAGTTGATTTATGGACTGCACTAATAGCGTTGCCTGGGCTTTCTTTCACGTCGTGAGATAACGGTTTGCAACAAAAAATTCCCAGAATAAGCTCGTTGAAGGTAGCGTAGGAAAGTGTTTGCGGTACACATTCTTCGAAATGTAGCTCATTTTCAAAGATGAGTTTATTACCGTAGATACTGCCTCAATTTCTTTAAACTGTCAACTGCGAAGCGCAAAACGATGCAGACGAGAAAGAAGACGACATGAGCATATTTCCATATCCatgacaaattaaaagaaaatacttACTGTGATGCCGGCTGGATCTATGATCGGTGGATAATGACACGTTGACGTTGTTCGACGAATTGCTTCATAAGATGAAAACATCAACTCTTAAATCAAACCGGCTGTATACTAGGCTGAGAACCTCTTTCGGACAAACCCTCAACGGAGTAACTACACCTATAGCCGAAAAAAGGCTAGTAACTGTATTATTTCAATAGCGTTAATTATTGGGAGAACTATGGAAACAGAATGGCCTTCGATAATTGTCACTGATACAAATGCATCATTTAGATTGTTAGGGATTTAAAATCCCTTATCTACTTAGTGCAATGTAATTGAGATTACATTGTTTCGCCAAAAAAGATCAGATATAGAAACTTTGCGCTTTGTTTGTCTCTGTGGataacgcaaaaaaaaaaactgcagttGTTGTGAACCATGCCAGTTTTTCGCTTTGAAGTTGAATTCCCCATTTATTTTACAATACGGTCGGGTTCGAAATCGGGGAAACTGAAATCGAAGCTACGAAATTCACCTTTTATTCAAAGGGTCTAACATGAACGTTTAAGTTTTCAAAGGacaaaaaaataagaaagatCAGAGTAACCTTTTTTTACGTTTGTACTTCATTATTGAGAATTCAATAAACTCATCGCATGGCGAGAGCCAAATgatggttttgaggagaggggaaaactggagtaccctgagaaaaacctctccATGCAGAGTAGAAACaccaactcaacccacatatgacgccaaatGACGCACGTTGTGTAATatgtagacttgccacaagtcgacctcacgataatcccGGGAGAAAccatgttttggcgagcgaatcgtgattctTCTTACGCGAAGTAAAtaagcgagcgacgaagtcgctttgttccgcgcgtatctagacgaaggacttttcgaaagtctaaaATTATACGAGCTGAGTTTGAGGAAATGTGATCTAAAGCCAACAAACGTGATCTATTTTCTGGGAAGTATAAATGTGATTATCGAGCCGGAAACGAAAGAGAAACCGATAAACATTGTTATTCTAATTTTCCCTGTATTAAATCATGATTAATCACAGTAATCAACTCTGGttaaaacaaaatagcgtgaatctgccgtccacgcgtgtattggtgtaatggaagtgaatttgattggccgatgaaggtcatgtcaatcaatcaaaaaaagtgggcggaaggaatatcgaagaggaatttggtcaggctctatttttggGCAACCTTAAAATCCGGGTCCAGAATCCGGAATCAAAGTAccatacagagagtaaaaactaacctaaacattcataaaagctaaccttaggcctaattaggcctaaaaacggtttagttttagggttgcccctatttttcgtttcgccaactccacattacgaaccgcgcgaaactaaaatagagcctgatcgcaggttagtatAAATCCGGTCACCGTTTGCATAGAAAACCACGTGATTGCGAGTGCAATTCAGTTGGGATGAATCATTAGTAAAAGACTGCACAATGCTGGAGGGCGAACTTTGAAATTATAATTTGCGAGTTGACCGTGCATTTTCAGTGAGCAAATGGAAATTGCCGAGATAAAATGGAAATGCCCGCCACAAATAGGCCAACGGAGAAAACAAATACAGACACTCTTCGGCCACCATAGAAAACAGATAATTTAACACTCAGGTTCTCCTTATTAGTGCCAAAGCAAATGTCATTGGTTTGCGGGATATCAATTGGCAGTGATCATTGCTACGATTGTTCCTGTAGGGAAACATTTTTTCATTAAACGTGGCGTTCTGGAATacaattgtttgttttttgaaaatggcATTACGCTAGAGGCGTCGTTAGAAACATCTGTGTTTTTCGCGCTCTGATGAATTTACATGATCAAGGAAGTCACGTATtcccacaggctccccaagatgaaaatacgtggtgtatgcgacagtttgtgtatatagagaattgtatgggaaaatcaccgctcgtaaaaaaattgtgtaaataactttctcatttgaaataaagttttcctacctcaaatgtgtgacgaacttgtctcttttgccgagtttagagccattctggcgctggcaacacgaccgttgttgacttgtgatCGGGCAGTCACTCACTATTTGTACCCCATGAGTTTCATAGGcaaacggtcgtgttgccagcgcgcagtcaaattcaaatggtccaatcagagttgaggctgaaaccatcttgcgagtttccgttgttgactacccggtcacaagcctctgaggaaagccgaagaggtgaattttaaggcaaagttttcgttcgtcttgagtctttcggccgccgaaacacacgtatttggagtgaaatttattgggctttatggaactgttgtttttattgcgattcgggacttttcctgttaaggagaaaacgatttgtggagtgaggtctggccagcgatggatggagtggtcggccttcctattattttagcaaCGGCCTAaacggccttccggataacttctctaaacggcgtcagaatggctctaaactcggcaaaagagacaagttcgtcacacattggaggtaggaaaactttatttcaaatgagatagttatttacacaatttttttacgatcggtgattttcccatacaattctctatatacacaaactgtcccATACatcacgtattttcagcttgggaaGCCTGTGGTATTCCAGATGGAAATGACTCGCGCCTTATCAAACTTTCACTAGCCCCGGCCTTATGACAATCTATCTAATTCTGTCTATTTTGCTGTAGATTGGTTTTAGAAAATGCCTCCTTCAATCTTTACCATCACGTTTAATTCAGGAAAATGACGTGGTCGTCATTTCAATAAAAGGTCATTTAAAGTTCTCGATGAAGTGATGCTGCATCACAATTTGTCTTGATTATTATTCAAAGTTTTTAAATCCATTGGACTTAATGGACTACGGATGGTTCTTTCAGTACCACCTTGAGAGCTCGGCGCACCCATATTTCgtaagaaaaagcgtttgaaaCTTTGGCGAAACTCCTCACTTACCAAAGAATAAATGAAAAAGTTTGCCGATGAGTTGGCAACGACACATAACACGCAGGTGTTGTAATATACCCAGACATATTTGTGCGCGTAGATTTCTTCCCAATACAAGACTGCGAGGCGGAAAACGTTGAGTGGCAACATCGTCACAGCAAAAACTACAACGACTGGAATTAAGAGATTTTTGGCTTTGGTGTTTTGTCGCTCGCGAATCCTTTTTCGAATCTTTTGCTCGCCACCGTCGCTACATTCTTTTCTGATTAACCTGTTGAACTTGCTACTGGCGCAGAGCTTCTGTGAAATGCTACAGAACGTAGCCGCAATGATACCAAGCGGAAGAACGTACCAGAATATGGTTAAGCCGAGCGTGTAAGACTGTTTCATTTTGTACCCTTCCTCGTTGTTTGGCCACTTTGGGAAACATTCGACCACGTCGTAAGCGGGTTTGTGATCAGTAAACTCCATAACAAGATACAACGGCAAAGATATGACCAAAAACGACAACAACCAAACACAGGCTACCATCCGGCGCACAGACTTGAACACAGTGGACCCACGCTTCGGAAGGGCTCCCCGCACTATGGCTCTATAGCGATCGAAAGCTATCAAGGTGATTGACCACACGGAAACGCCGAGGAAGACATCGCACAGGGGCAATACATACAGACAGGTAAACCTCCCTAGAGGCCAGTGATCCGGGGCTTGTTCCTTGATTACTGCTAACGGGAAAGCTACAAGAAGAACTCCGATGTCTGCCATAGCCAGGTTTCTTATGAAGTAATTGGTAATTGTGCGCATGTGAACTTGAGAGCTGATCACGAAACACACAATGATGTTGCCTGCTACGCCAACAAAAGCCAGGAAGACTTGAAAGGTCAAGCGAAAGATTTCGAACCATAAGGTTTCTTTGTAGTAGGCAATTTCAAGGCCTCCGTCTGGAATGCCATTGCTGGTCAAATTAGAAGTGTTTCCATCTGCTAGATTCATTTCAGTCCAGTGTTCTTTACGATGTTCTTCTGATTGTCACAAGTTTTATAACACGAGCAGATGCAATCTGATTTACCGCGTTTGAGTTAGTTTGCCGACGGTTTAAGTTCATCGGAAATCTAGTCAAGAGGTTAATATTTGTGAAGATGTGTTAAAAGCCAACTCTTCATCTAACTGCGAAGCGTGTTTAAATGTCTTTTATACCCTAACTGCAAATCGAGTAAGTGTTTTAACACTCCAGGTACCATAATTCTAATATAGATATCATGCTGATGAATAAATTATCAAGCACTTGGAAAACACATCATGCGATTGCCTTTTATGCTTGCGGGTTTCACCTCCCGTCATGCATGTTATTATTTAAGAATTTTCATTCCTATTCGCTGATATTTTAATTATGTCAAAGGAGGCGTGGGAGATCACTTCATGGAATCTCCATCACGATACTTTTTCAAGGCCACGTGCTTCATAAATTAACTTCAGTAATTTTACCATGTACTTTGCCGGAAAAATTAACagtattaaataaattttcgGGCACAGTGAAGTTTTTAATTTCGATCCAAAGTCAATTTATGAAAATACTTTCATGCGATACTTTCCGGGTTAATAACAGATATTGAAAACAAGACGATTTATATTGTATGAACTGATTAGAAATTAtactagacttgccacaagtcgacctcacgataatcccaggagaaaatgttttggcgagcgaatcgtgatttttcttACGCGAAGTAAGTCTATGTAATATGAGACAAGATATAAaagttctgaaaaaaaaaaaaaatcatgataatgtcaaattgacAGCAATAGCAGTTGTGAATTCGGAGGTTGTCGAGGTCGTCGAAATGCCAGAAAATTTAGAGTCGAAAGTTGACCTCATTCTTGCGAGACTAGCCTGACTATGGATAAAAAGCTCGAGAATATTAATACCGCAGTGTCAAACCTGGAGAGTACATTCAACAAATTGGAAGATAGAGTTGTGAAGCTCGAAGACGCTCAATCGACCACGAGGAACACCTTTAGAGAGATGGAAGATGGCCTCCAAGAATTTAATACACGAGTTAATGAAGCTATAAAGCAACCGGtgagaaaataaaagaacattGTGAGAGTAAATGTAAAGAACtggaaaataaattattgtatgCTGAAGTCTATCAGAGGAGAGAAAATTTGCGTTTCTACGGAATTGAGGATACTGATGGAAACGAAAATTCACTGAAGGTCCTTCAATCCTTCTTGGAGCGGCAGTGTGGAATCGAACTAGGCATAGAATTTCAGCGTGTTCATAGAATTGGAAATCCTCGCGGAGATGGAAGCCCTAGAGCGATCATTGCTCGGTTCCTTAGATATGGAGATAgagaattgattttttcaaatggAAATAAGCTAAAGGATACCGAGTACAGGATCTCTGCCGACCTGCCGAAAGAAATCGTACATCGAAGGAAACTACAGTCAAAGAAGCTGGTCGAAGCAAGGAAAGCTGGTAAGACAGCCTTTTTCAACCGCGCCGAACATGATAAGTTATTTATTGATGGAGTCTTAAATCCGATCTAATTCCTGCTGGATTATTAATTAAATGGTTGTCATTGCATTGTCATTGTAAGAGCCTGAATTTGACTTTAATGTTTGTGTTATGCAGTATTTGGCTTGCCTTTAGCCGAATGATTACTTTTAGTATTCGATGTTGTTAAACGAAACGGGGGGGGAACGAGTAGGCTAATTATCATTTTTCTTCTCCGCTTTATAGGTTTTGTATTTGTTtcgtgtttatttttttgcatatTAACTAAATTATGTCTCTCGAGTCGTTCTACGGTGGCGCAACAGTTTTTCTGGTCACCTTTTATCGTGTTTTGCCGTTTTGGTTATTCGTCAGTGTCGTTTTCGGTGTTAATAGTAAGTGTTAAAATGGAGAGCATCGAAATGTCTTTAAACAAATGCCGGCTTGTTAACATTTTCAATGTGCAAAACTTTTACCTTTGAAATCAGTCAAATTTGTTTGTGGCTTTTGGAAGTTCTAAGTTAGGAATTAATGGTAGGTAGTAACCTGGCATTTAAATTAATATCATTAAATGCTCGAGGGATTCGCTCTTTTGAGAAACGGAAGGCGATATTCGAATGGTTGTGGAGTCAAAAAGTTGATTGCAGGAAACTTATAGCACTAAGGAAGTCGAGAATATTTGGAAAAAGCAGTGGAAGGGCGAGATGTTTTCCTCGCATGGTTCGGAACATAGCAGAGGTGTACTCATTTTAATTAAGAATAGCTTGGAATTCGAACTTATATCTGTGCGGGCTGACAAAGAAGGgcgttttatttttcttgaggCATTTGTGCAAGATCAAAAGTTCTTATTTGTAAACATTTACGCTCCAAACAAATTGAGCGAACAAACTCTCTTTTTTGATCAAATTAAGGATGAATTGGACAACAGCGGTATAGATGAAGACTGTAGGATCataatggggggggggggggggggttcgcTTTGATTAATGATATTGAATATGGAGGGTTAAAGATGATGGACCTAGAATCTATTATTCGTGCACAAAGAATCATGTGTTTGAAGAAGTATATCGATGATTATACTAGTCCTTGGAAAAGTTTCTTGAGTAACTATTTGGAAAACGTAGGAGGAAAGTTCATTTTGCAGTGTCGTTTTGATTGCCGTAACTTGCCCATATTTTTGCCTGGGTTTTACAAAGACTGCCTGGATGGCTGGTCCTCTCTCACAAGGCAGGAAGTGTATTCTTATGAAGATATAATGAATCAAGTTGTGTGGAATAACAGATATATTTTGAGTGACGGTAAATCTTTGCATTATCCTTTTTTTCATAACATATGTGGGATAAGTAAAGTTGGTGATTTGATATCTAAAGATAATATTTTCCTAGGAAGTGAAAAAGTCCTCAATGCAAAACTAACTCCAAGTCAATATTTCCTCTTAATGGGAGTGGTCAGTGCCATACCTAATGAATGGCGTTCCACCATCAAGGGAAGAAGTGTTCATGTTGATCCGCATCCTTTTTTTGAGAATTCCTTTCGAGTGCGAATAAGGGGTGAGATGTTTGACCTTTCAAGCGTCTCCTCCAAAACACTTTACAGAGAGTTCCGTTCCCGTAAAGTAATCCCTCCAACCGCTCAAGCTAAATTTAAGGAGGAGTATTCTAGCCTCTCTGTTGactggaaagaaaagaaaatcaaattaCTTTAGTGTAACCACAAACGATCAAGAAAACCGATGCAGTTATAGCTGGAGTAATTTACTGACCAAAACAAAGccgtaaaactaaagaaataaaggaaaacaATGCAAACAGAAAAGACTAATTAGGGTGACGATCGGTGTCGTAAATAAACTCGAATATAAAGCAAATACGAATCACATAAATGcagcaaaaactgaaaacaaatggAATCTAACCTTGTCCAGCCTTGGGATCGAATAGATTCTAGAAAAAATACGCTAAACGAGCGCCCGAAACGATCTAAATTTCTTAGTACTGCGTATCTCTCGTCGacgttgtttcgtggcgttctcgttgacgaccgcgtcgtagatcgtaaagtccctactaTCTTCACTGAGTGCGATGAAGATAAGACCTTTTagtaaaaaggaaaatccctaccctggggcccgtttctcgaaagtcccgaaaccttTTTCGGTTGTCATAACTTTCCTCTGTATATTAAGAACGGAGAGATATTAAGTTAACAAACTTCACTATCATTAAATTCTTAAAACTATGTTAAGACCAGCTCATGAAAAACTAGCGGAAGCCAGTTtcgtaaatggcttttcgggtccgaaattaaagttatcgggactttcgagaaacgggcctctggTCCCAGAGATTTTTCTTGAGCGGCGAAGATGAGTCGCGAAGAGGCGAAAAGAGGTTACCTTGAACTTGAATCTCACTctcatgcagacgccagctgtcaaacgcatcaaattgataattacaaaagggatcaatggcaacttagcaatcacgGGTCGCCtcggtattaccaatcaaacgaaccaatcatattgaatggcgtgtttgtaaaaatatcaatcaATCCGAACCTGAGGGTCAGATACTGACCCTGtggtctgcatgaaagtgagattcaagtccaaggtaacctagaagtttttctcttctcgcccCTTCGCGACTCGTCTTCGACGCTTCGCGCCTTTCTCGCGgttcaagaaaaacctctgggaccagggcaGAAAATCccagtatttcatcagtatcaaTATAATaaaacctatttatgcattcgtcattgaccaatcagaaacgcgatattctgttgagtacgTAAGTATAACTATGTATCTGAAGATTCCGAGTCCCGTTGAGGCCCGACTTGACTTATGTCTCACCTGGCCAGTCGCTTTCACAAATTTATTTAGTTATGGATAAACAAAAATACATTTCCTTAACGATAGCAGAAATTACCTGACTTAGTCGGTGCCGATTGATATTGCTTACTGCCCGACCAAAGTCTATTTCAATCACTCTTCTTTTGGGATATTCTTTCTGGTTCCTCTTTACATCGTCTATGTGTTTTGTGAACTAAACCTGCTCTGGATGTGATATTTTGTTGTTCATTTTGAACAGCAATACCAGTCTTTTCTCTTTTAGTAACGACGGGCGCGCGCCAAAACTATGACGTCATGCATTCACCAATCGAGATCAAAGATGGCGTTTCTACCGGAACCAACTTGACTACTAAGTTTAAAAATTATGAGCGGGTCTAGAGAATCTTAAAAGGTAAGATAACTCCACACGTCTTTATTTCGGCAGGGAAGTAATCCA containing:
- the LOC138006108 gene encoding neuropeptide Y receptor type 2-like, with the translated sequence MNLADGNTSNLTSNGIPDGGLEIAYYKETLWFEIFRLTFQVFLAFVGVAGNIIVCFVISSQVHMRTITNYFIRNLAMADIGVLLVAFPLAVIKEQAPDHWPLGRFTCLYVLPLCDVFLGVSVWSITLIAFDRYRAIVRGALPKRGSTVFKSVRRMVACVWLLSFLVISLPLYLVMEFTDHKPAYDVVECFPKWPNNEEGYKMKQSYTLGLTIFWYVLPLGIIAATFCSISQKLCASSKFNRLIRKECSDGGEQKIRKRIRERQNTKAKNLLIPVVVVFAVTMLPLNVFRLAVLYWEEIYAHKYVWVYYNTCVLCVVANSSANFFIYSLVSEEFRQSFKRFFLRNMGAPSSQGGTERTIRSPLSPMDLKTLNNNQDKL